The genome window GCGATGGGCGCCAGGTCAAGCTCACCGCCGAAGGCCAGGTGCTGCTGGGTTACGCCCGGCGGATCCTCAAGCTGCACAGCGAGGTGTTCAATACCCTGCGCGAACCGCATATGGTCGGCACGGTGCGCATCGGCACGCCGGACGATTACGTGATGCGTTTCCTGCCGGGCATCCTGCAACGCTTCGCCCAGTTCTATCCCCTGATCGAAATCGAAGTGCACTGCGAGTCGTCCAAGCAGTTGCTGCTGCGCCAGGACCTGGACCTGTCCATCGTCACCCGCAAACCGGGGGACGAAATCGGCCAGTTGCTGCGCAAGGAGCGTTTTGTCTGGGCCGAAGCCGCCTGCTTCAACGTCCATGAACAAACACCGCTGCCGCTGGCAATGTTCAACAGCGATTGTTTCTGCCGGCAATGGGCCTGCAATGCGCTGGATGCCATGGGCCGCGATTATCGCGTGGCGTACAACAGCTCGAGCCTGTCGGCGCTCATGGCGGTGGTGGGGGCCGGCCTGGCAATCACGGCGCAACTGGAAAGCCTGCTGACCCCGGACATGCGCGTACTGGGCGAGGCCGAAGACCTGCCGGAGCTGCCCGAGGCCAGCATCATGCTGATCCGCAACCTGCATAACCCGTCGCCGATCACCGAGTGCCTGGCCGAACACATCGTCGAAGGTTTCAAACTTTAAAGGCGAGCAACACCGCGCACAGCACCAGGAAACCACAGAACAGCCCGCGCAACAGCCGCTCTGGCAAGGCGTGGGCGACTTTCACCCCCCAACTGATGCTCAGCAGACCACCGACGGCCAGCGGCAGGCCGATGCTCCAGTCCACTTCGTGGTGAAACGCATACGTGGCGAGGGTCACGCCGGTGCTGGGCAAGGCCAGCGCCAGGGACAAACCTTGGGCAACCACCTGGCTGGTGCCAAAAATACTGGTCAGGATCGGGGTGGCGACAACGGCCCCGCCGACACCGAACAGACCGCCCATGGTGCCGGATGCGGCTCCCAGTACGCCGAGCCATGGCCAGCCATACCGCATTTGCGCCGAAGCAGGTGCGGTGGCGGCGAACATGCGAACCAGGTTGTACAGCGTCAGCGCGATCAGGAACGCCACGAAACCGATCCGCATGCTATCGGCATCGATCCCCACGGCCCAGATCGAGCCAAGCCAGGCAAAGCAGAACCCCATGGAAGCCAACGGCAGGACATGGCGCAATTCGATGCGATTGCGCTGGTGGTAACGCCACAACGCCAGCATGACGTTGGGCACCACCATGACCAGCGCCGTCCCTTGGGCCATTTGCTGGTCAAGGCCGAACCAGACGCCCAGCACCGGAATGGCAATCAGGCCGCCACCGATCCCGAACAATCCCCCCAAGGTGCCTAACACGGCACCAAACACCAAGAACAATGCAAATTCGAACACAGAAGACTCCCCTTTTCCTCAGGGCGCTTATCCTACGCAGTCGGCGCCAGCGGGGAAACGTAACATCTATCCGGAATGTCAGAATTATCTGGCGCATTAAAGATTCGCCCGCTAGATTCGTAACGATCATTGAATGAAGGTTTTGCCATGAACACCCTGCGCGACACCCCCGAAGCCTGCGAAGCCCTGTTGCTCGACAACCAGGTCTGTTTCGCCCTGCACTCCACGTCGCTGCTGATGACCAAGGTCTACAAGCCGCTGCTGCAGGCCCTGGGCCTGACCTATCCGCAATACCTGGCGATGATGGTGCTGTGGGAAAAGGACGGATTGACCGTCGGTGAAATCAGCACACGCCTGCTTACCGACCCCGGCTCGCTGACCCCCTTGCTCAAGCGCCTGGAGGCCGAAGGCCTGCTGAGCCGCACCCGCAGCCGTGAGGACGAACGGGTGGTCATTGTCGAACTCACCGAACAGGGCCGTGCCCTGCGGGAAAAAGCCCTCGACATCCCCCAATGCATCC of Pseudomonas fluorescens contains these proteins:
- a CDS encoding LysR substrate-binding domain-containing protein; the encoded protein is MSSYPSIDTEVLRTFVAIADQGGFTRAGELVNRTQSAVSMQMKRLEEDVLQRRLFERDGRQVKLTAEGQVLLGYARRILKLHSEVFNTLREPHMVGTVRIGTPDDYVMRFLPGILQRFAQFYPLIEIEVHCESSKQLLLRQDLDLSIVTRKPGDEIGQLLRKERFVWAEAACFNVHEQTPLPLAMFNSDCFCRQWACNALDAMGRDYRVAYNSSSLSALMAVVGAGLAITAQLESLLTPDMRVLGEAEDLPELPEASIMLIRNLHNPSPITECLAEHIVEGFKL
- a CDS encoding sulfite exporter TauE/SafE family protein, translating into MFEFALFLVFGAVLGTLGGLFGIGGGLIAIPVLGVWFGLDQQMAQGTALVMVVPNVMLALWRYHQRNRIELRHVLPLASMGFCFAWLGSIWAVGIDADSMRIGFVAFLIALTLYNLVRMFAATAPASAQMRYGWPWLGVLGAASGTMGGLFGVGGAVVATPILTSIFGTSQVVAQGLSLALALPSTGVTLATYAFHHEVDWSIGLPLAVGGLLSISWGVKVAHALPERLLRGLFCGFLVLCAVLLAFKV
- a CDS encoding MarR family winged helix-turn-helix transcriptional regulator yields the protein MNTLRDTPEACEALLLDNQVCFALHSTSLLMTKVYKPLLQALGLTYPQYLAMMVLWEKDGLTVGEISTRLLTDPGSLTPLLKRLEAEGLLSRTRSREDERVVIVELTEQGRALREKALDIPQCILAASGQTLEQLKKLQHDLQALRGHLQDSL